One window from the genome of Streptomyces sp. WZ-12 encodes:
- a CDS encoding glycosyltransferase family 4 protein → MTRPGPAGPRVVHAVLPGGVADPAAPSGGNAYDLRVCHDLPALGWRVHRHPVPGSWPRPDATATAELAGLLARLPDGAVVLLDGLVACGVPEALEPAAARLRLAVLVHLPLADETGLAPDTAARLDGRERRALRTVHAVLATSDWTARRIRACHGPGLPPVTVARPGVDPAPLAQGTDGAGGLLCVASLTPRKGHRRLVDALAAVADAPWTCTFVGGGRDTACATQLRSKVQELGLAGRIRFAGPRIGAALAAHYAAADLFVLASHAEPYGMVLTEALARGVPVLATAVDGIPEAVGRAPNGAVPGLLVPPGEPAALVAALRTWCGDPEARRRLTAAAHGRRAMLERWETTSHTLAGALERLRTAPPDR, encoded by the coding sequence GTGACCCGGCCCGGGCCGGCCGGCCCGCGGGTGGTGCACGCCGTCCTGCCCGGCGGCGTCGCCGACCCCGCGGCGCCCAGCGGCGGCAACGCCTACGACCTGCGGGTCTGCCACGACCTGCCGGCGCTGGGCTGGCGCGTCCACCGCCATCCGGTGCCCGGCTCCTGGCCGCGCCCGGACGCGACCGCGACCGCCGAACTGGCCGGCCTGCTAGCCCGGTTACCGGACGGCGCGGTGGTGCTGCTGGACGGCCTGGTGGCCTGCGGGGTGCCCGAGGCACTGGAGCCGGCGGCGGCCCGGCTGCGGCTCGCCGTCCTGGTCCATCTGCCGCTGGCCGACGAGACCGGGCTCGCCCCCGACACCGCCGCCCGGCTCGACGGCCGCGAACGGCGGGCCCTGCGCACCGTCCACGCGGTGCTCGCCACCAGCGACTGGACGGCCCGCCGGATCCGCGCCTGCCACGGTCCCGGACTGCCGCCGGTGACCGTCGCCCGGCCCGGCGTCGACCCGGCGCCGCTCGCCCAGGGGACCGACGGCGCCGGCGGGCTGCTGTGCGTGGCGTCGCTGACCCCGCGCAAGGGCCACCGCCGCCTGGTCGACGCCCTGGCCGCCGTCGCCGACGCGCCGTGGACCTGCACCTTCGTCGGCGGCGGACGCGACACTGCATGTGCGACCCAACTACGCTCGAAGGTGCAGGAGTTGGGCCTGGCAGGCCGGATCCGGTTCGCCGGGCCGCGGATCGGCGCCGCACTGGCGGCCCATTACGCCGCCGCCGACCTGTTCGTGCTCGCCTCGCACGCCGAGCCCTACGGGATGGTGCTGACCGAGGCGTTGGCGCGCGGGGTCCCGGTGCTGGCGACGGCCGTCGACGGGATACCGGAGGCCGTCGGGCGGGCCCCGAACGGCGCCGTGCCCGGACTGCTGGTCCCGCCCGGCGAACCGGCCGCGCTGGTGGCCGCGTTGCGCACCTGGTGCGGCGATCCGGAAGCGCGGCGGCGATTAACGGCCGCGGCGCACGGCCGTCGTGCCATGCTGGAGAGGTGGGAGACGACGTCGCACACCCTGGCCGGAGCGCTGGAACGACTGCGGACCGCACCGCCGGACCGCTGA
- a CDS encoding SAM-dependent methyltransferase produces MTRLTGSPRFCPQWLQLRERADDAARAPELLRPLRDHLAAAPAPERFGGTDGLVIRDLGCGTAAMGRWLAVRLTGPQHWVLQDHDPVLLAQAALRMPSTAADGRPVTAVTAYGDIAGLTAAALADTSLVTASALLDLLTRDELEAVAAACTGAGCPALLVLSVTGRVELAPPDPLDAALSAAFNAHQRRAAGGRRLLGPDAVAAATGAFVRRGARVMARSSPWQLGGPESVLTERWLRGWVGAAREQRPELAAEADGYLRRRLESCAAGELAVAVHHTDLLALPGAAAVA; encoded by the coding sequence CTGACGCGGCTGACCGGCAGCCCCCGGTTCTGCCCGCAGTGGCTCCAGTTGCGGGAGCGGGCGGACGATGCGGCCCGCGCGCCGGAGCTGCTCCGCCCGCTGCGCGACCACCTCGCCGCGGCCCCCGCCCCGGAACGCTTCGGTGGCACGGACGGTCTGGTGATCCGGGACCTCGGCTGCGGCACGGCCGCGATGGGCCGCTGGCTCGCGGTCCGGCTGACCGGCCCCCAGCACTGGGTCCTCCAGGACCACGACCCGGTCCTGCTCGCCCAGGCCGCGCTGCGGATGCCGTCAACCGCCGCCGACGGCCGGCCCGTTACGGCCGTCACCGCCTACGGCGACATCGCCGGCCTGACCGCCGCCGCTCTCGCCGACACCTCCCTGGTCACCGCCTCCGCACTGCTCGACCTGCTGACCCGCGACGAGCTGGAGGCCGTCGCCGCGGCCTGCACGGGCGCCGGCTGCCCGGCGCTGCTGGTGCTCTCGGTCACCGGCCGGGTCGAACTCGCCCCGCCCGACCCGCTCGACGCCGCCCTCTCCGCCGCGTTCAACGCGCATCAGCGCCGGGCCGCGGGCGGTCGCCGGCTGCTGGGCCCGGACGCGGTCGCGGCGGCCACCGGGGCGTTCGTCCGGCGCGGGGCGCGGGTGATGGCGCGGTCCAGCCCCTGGCAACTGGGCGGGCCGGAGAGCGTGCTGACCGAGCGCTGGCTGCGCGGGTGGGTGGGAGCCGCCCGGGAGCAGCGGCCGGAGCTGGCCGCCGAGGCCGATGGGTATCTGCGGCGCCGGCTGGAGTCCTGTGCGGCGGGCGAGTTGGCGGTCGCCGTGCACCACACCGATCTGCTGGCGCTGCCGGGCGCCGCCGCCGTGGCCTGA
- a CDS encoding MFS transporter, which translates to MSELSPRRRQLVLAVCCSALFLVSLDNTALNTALPAIQRDFDASTAGLQWTVDAYLVVLSALLLLAGSTGDRIGRRRVFRAGLALFTTASLLCSLAPSLGWLIAFRALQAVGGCMLTPVAMALITNVFTDRRERARAIGVWSAVQGITMAVGPLLGGLLVDTVGWRWIFLINLPMGFLALALTGQVPESRAPHPRRLDAAGQALVVVLLATSVYAIIQGPATGWTSPQVLACAVTAAVALPVLVITELAQREPLIELRFFRQPPFTASALSAVCAFAALSGLLFLAALDLQNARGLAAWQAGLYLLPMAAMTIACPPLAGHLTATRGPHLPLTLSGTATTLAGLLALLGAQQHTPFLLACYLLFGIGFGLVNAPLTHTAVSGMPRAQAGVASAITTTSRQIGSALGVAVIGATLPATGYTAATFAHASRPAWWIVTGCGLAIAALATLTRHHAHRSTPPGTEPRSTSRHRRQASRASG; encoded by the coding sequence ATGTCCGAGCTGTCCCCGAGGCGGCGGCAGCTGGTCCTTGCCGTCTGCTGCTCAGCCCTGTTCCTCGTCAGCCTCGACAACACCGCCCTGAACACCGCGCTGCCCGCCATCCAGCGCGACTTCGACGCCTCCACCGCCGGGCTGCAGTGGACCGTCGACGCCTACCTCGTCGTCCTCTCCGCCCTGCTGCTGCTCGCCGGCTCGACCGGCGACCGGATAGGCCGCCGCCGCGTCTTCCGTGCCGGGCTCGCCCTGTTCACCACCGCCTCCCTGCTGTGCTCCCTGGCTCCCTCCCTGGGCTGGCTGATCGCCTTCCGTGCCCTCCAGGCCGTCGGCGGCTGCATGCTCACGCCCGTCGCCATGGCCCTCATCACCAACGTCTTCACCGATCGCCGCGAACGCGCCCGCGCCATCGGCGTCTGGAGCGCGGTCCAGGGCATCACCATGGCGGTCGGCCCCCTGCTCGGCGGGCTGCTGGTCGACACCGTCGGCTGGCGTTGGATCTTCCTGATCAACCTGCCCATGGGCTTCCTCGCGTTGGCCCTGACCGGCCAGGTGCCCGAATCCCGCGCCCCGCACCCCCGTCGCCTGGACGCGGCCGGCCAGGCGCTGGTCGTCGTGCTGCTCGCCACCAGCGTTTACGCGATCATCCAGGGCCCGGCCACGGGCTGGACCTCCCCCCAGGTACTGGCCTGCGCCGTCACCGCCGCCGTGGCACTGCCCGTACTGGTCATCACCGAACTCGCCCAGCGCGAGCCACTGATCGAACTGCGCTTCTTCCGGCAGCCCCCCTTCACCGCATCCGCCCTCAGCGCCGTGTGCGCCTTCGCCGCCCTGAGCGGCCTCCTCTTCCTCGCCGCCCTCGACCTCCAGAACGCCCGCGGCCTGGCCGCCTGGCAGGCCGGCCTCTACCTGCTGCCCATGGCCGCCATGACCATCGCCTGCCCGCCCCTGGCCGGACACCTCACCGCCACCCGCGGCCCCCACCTGCCCCTGACCCTCTCCGGCACCGCCACCACCCTCGCCGGACTCCTGGCCCTCCTCGGCGCCCAGCAGCACACCCCATTCCTCCTGGCCTGCTACCTCCTCTTCGGCATCGGCTTCGGACTCGTCAACGCCCCCCTCACCCACACCGCCGTCTCCGGCATGCCTCGCGCCCAGGCCGGCGTGGCCTCCGCCATCACCACCACCAGCCGCCAGATCGGCAGCGCCCTCGGCGTCGCCGTCATCGGCGCCACCCTCCCCGCCACCGGCTACACCGCCGCCACGTTCGCCCACGCGAGCCGCCCCGCCTGGTGGATCGTCACCGGCTGCGGCCTCGCCATCGCCGCCCTGGCCACCCTCACCCGGCACCACGCCCACCGCAGCACCCCTCCTGGCACAGAACCGAGGAGTACCAGCCGACACCGGCGGCAGGCTTCGCGGGCAAGCGGGTAG
- a CDS encoding carbonic anhydrase, giving the protein MQDLTEGVARFQRDVFPAKAELFAHLATHHTPHTLFISCSDARVVPELITGTEPGDLFVIRTAGNLVPAYTPEADGVAASIEYAVAALGVKDIVVCGHSACGAMTALAEDHDLSGAPAVAAWLRHADASRARTAAAGDVPALVRQNVLAQLANLATHPSVAKALAEGNVALHGWVYDIPTGRVADLTAAGPAFAA; this is encoded by the coding sequence ATGCAGGACCTCACCGAGGGCGTCGCCCGTTTCCAGAGGGACGTCTTCCCGGCCAAGGCGGAGCTCTTCGCGCATCTGGCCACGCACCACACACCGCACACGTTGTTCATCAGCTGCTCCGACGCCCGCGTCGTGCCGGAGCTGATCACCGGCACCGAGCCGGGCGACCTGTTCGTCATCCGCACCGCCGGCAACCTGGTCCCCGCCTACACGCCTGAGGCCGACGGGGTCGCGGCGAGCATCGAATACGCCGTCGCCGCGCTCGGCGTGAAGGACATCGTCGTCTGCGGTCACTCCGCGTGCGGCGCGATGACCGCCCTCGCCGAGGACCACGACCTCAGCGGCGCCCCGGCGGTCGCCGCCTGGCTGCGGCACGCGGATGCTTCCCGGGCTCGCACCGCCGCTGCCGGTGACGTTCCCGCCCTGGTGCGGCAGAACGTGCTCGCGCAGCTCGCGAACCTGGCCACGCACCCCTCGGTCGCCAAGGCCCTGGCGGAGGGGAACGTCGCCCTGCACGGCTGGGTCTACGACATCCCCACCGGCCGCGTGGCGGACCTGACCGCCGCCGGCCCCGCGTTCGCGGCCTGA
- a CDS encoding RibD family protein yields MSPTPEPLDADAAWEALLTVRDATGAGAAGLRLDGDGTGHWSRPATPAAQELAARYLPLCLAGPRVAFAQLGQSLDGFIATRTGDADYVTGEADRRHLHRLRALADAVLVGAGTAVADDPRLTVRACPGPDPVRVVLDPRGRVPRTRGVFTDGAAPTLWVVGPEVAAGRVRDGVEVLALPDRDAFAPARLRTALAARGLGRLLIEGGGVTVSRFLSAGALDRLYLTVAPVLLGDGVPGLRFPGTPVMRRALRPPVRRTGLGADTLFALDLRATGGAQPCDPADQQHPGAGQGGGQREHAVADRGGQALRAAQPGGAEGPGRDALPRPPAADVQRQRHGQQG; encoded by the coding sequence GTGTCCCCGACGCCTGAGCCGCTCGACGCGGACGCGGCCTGGGAGGCGCTGCTCACGGTCCGCGACGCCACCGGTGCCGGGGCCGCCGGGCTGCGGCTCGACGGCGACGGCACGGGCCACTGGTCGCGGCCGGCCACGCCCGCGGCGCAGGAGCTCGCCGCGCGGTACCTCCCGCTCTGCCTGGCCGGCCCCCGCGTGGCGTTCGCCCAGCTCGGGCAGAGCCTGGACGGCTTCATCGCGACCCGCACCGGCGACGCGGACTACGTCACCGGGGAGGCGGACCGCCGCCATCTGCACCGGCTGCGGGCCCTGGCGGACGCGGTACTGGTGGGCGCCGGGACGGCGGTGGCCGACGACCCCCGGCTGACCGTCCGCGCCTGCCCCGGGCCGGACCCGGTGCGGGTGGTGCTCGACCCGCGCGGTCGGGTGCCGCGGACGCGAGGGGTGTTCACCGACGGGGCCGCGCCGACGCTGTGGGTGGTCGGCCCCGAGGTGGCCGCGGGGCGCGTCAGGGACGGGGTCGAGGTGCTGGCGCTGCCGGACCGGGACGCGTTCGCCCCGGCGCGGCTGCGGACGGCGCTGGCGGCGCGCGGCCTGGGCCGGCTGCTGATCGAGGGCGGCGGGGTCACCGTCTCGCGGTTCCTGAGCGCGGGCGCGCTGGACCGGCTGTATCTGACCGTGGCGCCGGTCCTGCTCGGTGACGGCGTTCCGGGACTGCGGTTCCCCGGCACGCCGGTGATGCGCCGGGCGCTACGCCCGCCGGTCCGGCGCACCGGGCTCGGCGCGGACACCCTCTTCGCGCTCGACCTCCGGGCGACGGGCGGCGCGCAGCCGTGCGACCCAGCGGACCAACAGCACCCCGGCGCCGGGCAGGGCGGCGGCCAGCGCGAGCACGCCGTAGCCGACCGCGGTGGCCAGGCCCTGCGCGCCGCCCAGCCCGGCGGCGCCGAAGGCCCAGGCCGCGACGCCCTCCCGCGGCCCCCAGCCGCCGACGTTCAGCGGCAGCGCCATGGCCAGCAGGGCTAG
- a CDS encoding nucleoside deaminase: protein MDFAQRTIDLARQNVAEGGRPFATVIVKDGEVLAESPNKVAQTGDPTAHAEILAIREACTKLGTEHLTGATIYVLAHPCPMCLGSLYYCSPAEVVFLTTRDAYEPHYVDDRRYFELATFYDEFAKPWQDRRMPMRYEEREDAVEVYRFWQQRNGGERRVAGVPTA, encoded by the coding sequence ATGGACTTCGCCCAGCGCACCATCGACCTCGCCCGTCAGAACGTCGCCGAGGGCGGCCGCCCGTTCGCGACCGTCATCGTCAAGGACGGCGAGGTCCTTGCCGAGAGCCCCAACAAGGTCGCCCAGACAGGCGACCCCACCGCGCACGCGGAGATCCTCGCCATCCGCGAGGCGTGCACCAAGCTGGGCACCGAGCACCTGACCGGCGCCACCATTTACGTCCTCGCCCACCCCTGCCCGATGTGCCTGGGTTCGCTCTACTACTGCTCGCCGGCCGAGGTCGTCTTCCTCACCACCCGCGACGCCTACGAGCCGCACTACGTCGACGACCGCAGGTACTTCGAACTCGCCACCTTCTACGACGAGTTCGCCAAGCCCTGGCAGGACCGCCGGATGCCGATGCGCTACGAGGAGCGCGAGGACGCCGTCGAGGTGTACCGGTTCTGGCAGCAGCGCAACGGCGGCGAGCGCCGCGTCGCGGGCGTTCCCACCGCGTGA
- a CDS encoding creatininase family protein → MIVPTFGPARRSRTGRRRIVNFRPLPPDCCRSEPPMPTPEPGRPGPPTEDRSRPRTTRPAPGLPTDTTEDVRARRPALALLPIGSFEQHGAHLPLTTDTLIACAVAEEIAARHEALLLPPLTLSCSHEHADWPGTVSLSARTLHAVVTDVAASLWRSGLTALVLVNGHGGNYVLRNVVQESSAADGIRMALFPGPADWTAARARAGLATPAHADMHAGETETSILLHARPDVVRDGYAAADHRADERPHLLTLGMAAYTASGVIGAPSLASAEKGAALLAGLAEAFDAYREACGVPDA, encoded by the coding sequence ATGATCGTACCCACGTTCGGACCCGCGCGGCGGTCCCGCACCGGCCGCCGCCGGATCGTCAACTTCCGCCCCCTACCGCCGGATTGCTGCCGATCGGAGCCGCCGATGCCGACGCCCGAACCGGGACGCCCGGGTCCCCCCACCGAGGACCGGAGCCGCCCCCGCACCACGCGGCCGGCCCCCGGACTGCCGACCGACACCACCGAGGACGTCCGCGCCCGACGCCCCGCCCTGGCCCTGCTGCCCATCGGCAGCTTCGAACAGCACGGCGCCCACCTGCCGTTGACCACCGACACCCTGATCGCCTGCGCCGTCGCCGAGGAGATCGCCGCCCGCCACGAGGCGCTGCTGCTGCCGCCGCTGACCCTCTCCTGCTCCCACGAGCACGCCGACTGGCCCGGCACCGTCAGCCTCTCCGCGCGGACCCTGCACGCCGTGGTCACCGATGTCGCCGCATCGCTTTGGCGGTCCGGCCTCACCGCGCTGGTGCTGGTCAACGGCCACGGCGGAAACTACGTGCTGCGCAACGTCGTTCAGGAGTCCTCGGCGGCCGACGGGATCCGGATGGCGCTCTTCCCCGGCCCGGCGGACTGGACCGCGGCCCGCGCCCGCGCCGGCCTGGCCACCCCCGCGCACGCCGACATGCACGCCGGCGAGACCGAGACCTCGATCCTGCTGCACGCCCGGCCCGACGTGGTCCGGGACGGCTACGCCGCGGCCGACCACCGCGCCGACGAGCGGCCGCACCTGCTCACCCTCGGCATGGCCGCCTACACCGCCTCAGGGGTGATCGGCGCGCCCTCCCTGGCCTCCGCCGAGAAGGGCGCGGCGCTGCTCGCCGGGCTGGCCGAGGCGTTCGACGCCTACCGGGAGGCGTGCGGTGTCCCCGACGCCTGA
- the cynS gene encoding cyanase, with protein sequence MVHAQFEQTAREALAAKAVEAKTRKNLSWKQIAETSGLSVAFTTAALLGQHPLPQDAAKAVAELLGLDEDAVMLLQTIPVRGSMPNRIPTDPTMYRFYEMLQVYGTTLKALVHEEFGDGIISAINFKLDVKKVADPDGGERAVITLDGKYLPTKPF encoded by the coding sequence ATGGTGCACGCCCAGTTCGAGCAGACCGCTCGTGAGGCCCTGGCCGCCAAGGCCGTCGAGGCCAAGACCCGCAAGAACCTCTCCTGGAAGCAGATCGCGGAGACCTCCGGTCTGTCGGTCGCCTTCACCACCGCCGCCCTCCTCGGCCAGCACCCGCTGCCGCAGGACGCCGCGAAGGCCGTCGCCGAGCTGCTGGGCCTGGACGAGGACGCGGTGATGCTGCTGCAGACCATCCCGGTCCGCGGCTCGATGCCGAACCGGATCCCGACCGACCCGACCATGTACCGCTTCTACGAGATGCTCCAGGTCTACGGCACCACCCTCAAGGCCCTGGTCCACGAGGAGTTCGGCGACGGCATCATCTCCGCGATCAACTTCAAGCTCGACGTGAAGAAGGTCGCCGACCCCGACGGCGGCGAGCGCGCCGTCATCACCCTGGACGGCAAGTACCTGCCGACCAAGCCCTTCTGA
- the ribA gene encoding GTP cyclohydrolase II, with protein MTDSDGAAEDPDVRRVVEVELPTAYGAFRAVGYLDRRTGTEQVALVKGESAGERVLARLHSECLTGEVFGSRACECGEQLAAALRAIAQEGRGVLVYLRGHEGRGIGLLAKLRVMRLQQDDGLDTVDANLALGLPVDARDYRAAAGILRDLGVRSVRLLSNNPRKGEALRRYGVAVAERVPLLVTPGPENLRYLRAKRERLDHDLPHLGGVPGLP; from the coding sequence ATGACGGACTCCGATGGCGCTGCCGAGGACCCGGACGTGCGACGGGTCGTGGAGGTCGAACTGCCCACCGCCTACGGTGCGTTCCGGGCGGTGGGCTATCTGGATCGTCGAACGGGGACGGAGCAAGTCGCCCTGGTCAAGGGGGAGTCGGCGGGCGAGCGGGTGCTCGCCCGGCTGCATTCGGAGTGTCTGACCGGAGAGGTCTTCGGGTCCCGGGCGTGCGAGTGCGGCGAGCAACTGGCCGCGGCCCTGCGGGCGATCGCCCAGGAGGGGCGCGGGGTGCTGGTCTACCTCCGGGGGCACGAGGGGCGCGGCATCGGCCTGTTGGCGAAGCTGCGGGTGATGCGGCTCCAACAGGACGACGGCCTGGACACGGTGGACGCGAACCTCGCGCTCGGGCTGCCGGTGGACGCCCGCGACTACCGCGCCGCGGCCGGAATCCTGCGCGACCTGGGCGTCCGCTCGGTGCGGCTGCTGTCGAACAACCCGCGCAAGGGCGAGGCGCTGCGGCGGTACGGCGTGGCGGTCGCCGAGCGGGTCCCACTGCTGGTGACGCCCGGTCCGGAGAACCTCCGCTACCTCCGCGCCAAACGGGAGCGGCTGGATCACGACCTGCCGCATCTGGGCGGTGTCCCGGGCCTGCCCTGA
- a CDS encoding SPW repeat protein gives MADVSHPRGDLAGHPDASEMRARFERTLGGRDVVLVDGPVFLVGLYCAVSPWVVHFAASQPALRTHNLIVGIAIALLAIGFTVTPERMYGLSGAMCAIGAWLIISPWVVGRGPDAGVIWNNVVIGALTFLLGALCVAVASRSRRIT, from the coding sequence ATGGCCGACGTCTCACACCCCAGGGGAGATCTCGCCGGTCACCCCGATGCTTCCGAGATGAGAGCCCGGTTCGAGCGGACGCTCGGCGGGCGGGACGTGGTGCTCGTCGACGGGCCGGTGTTCCTGGTCGGCCTGTACTGCGCGGTATCCCCATGGGTCGTGCACTTCGCGGCCTCGCAACCGGCGTTGAGGACCCACAACCTCATCGTCGGCATCGCGATCGCCCTGCTGGCCATCGGGTTCACCGTCACCCCTGAGCGCATGTACGGCCTGAGCGGCGCGATGTGCGCGATCGGCGCCTGGCTGATCATCTCGCCCTGGGTCGTCGGGCGCGGGCCCGACGCCGGGGTCATCTGGAACAACGTCGTCATCGGCGCCCTGACGTTCCTGCTGGGCGCGCTGTGCGTCGCCGTGGCATCGAGGAGCCGCCGCATCACCTAG